The sequence CCGCGCGCAGCTTGCCCCATTCCGGCTCCAACAGGTCGGCGGGACGCACATCGATAGGGTCCTTCTTCGCGTGCCGCCGCGCCATCTCGACCACCTCCGGGTTCAGCACACCCGGAGCGGCGCCGTAATAGCCGAGCATCAGGTCGGCAAATTCCCCGGTGAGCACCTTGTAACGCCCCATCAGAGTGTTCAGCACGGCCTGGGTTCCGACGATCTGGCTGGTCGGGGTCACCAGCGGCACGTAACCGGTGTCCTTGCGCACCACCGGGATCTCTTCCAGCACCTCATGCATCCGGTCCGCCGCCCCCTGCTGCTTCAACTGGCTCTCCATGTTCGAGAGCATCCCGCCGGGGATCTGGCTCCTGAAGATCTCAGTCTCCACGCCGGTGACCGTAGAAAGGAACTCGCGGTAGCGCGGCAGGATCTTCGAGAAGTGCTCCTTCACGCGCAGCATGCGCGCAAGGTCAATCCTCGTGCTGTTCCCGGTATGCTCCAGCATCTCGACGAAGCTCTCGGTCGGGTTGTGCCCCGGGCCTAGGCTCATCGAGCTCACTGCGGTATCCACGCAGTCGACACCCGCCTCCACCGCCTTCATGAGGCTCACCATGGTGACGCCGGTGGTGGCGTGCACGTGCAGTTGCACCCGGGTCTGCTCCCCGCAGTTCTCCTTGATGCCGCGCACGAGCTCATAGGCCGACTGGGGCTTGATGAGCGCCGCCATGTCCTTGATGCAGATCGAGTCGCACCCCATTTCAACTAGCCGTTTCGCCTGATCCACGTAGGCCTGGGTGGTGTGGATCGGGCTTACCGTATAGGAGATGGCACCCTGGGCATGTTTGCCGCACTTCTTGACCGCCTTGACCGAACGCTCGATGTTGCGCAGGTCGTTCAGGGCGTCGAAGATGCGGAAGACGTCGACCCCGTTCTCTGCGCTCTTGTCGACGAAGCGGTCCACCACCTCGTCCTGGTAGTGGCGGTATCCCAGAAGGTTTTGACCACGCAAGAGCATCTGCAGCGGCGTTTTGGGCATGAGCGACTTGAAGGTCCTGAGCCGCACCCAGGGGTCCTCGTTCAGGAAACGGATGCAGGCGTCGTAGGTGGCGCCCCCCCAGCATTCAAGGGACCAGAACCCGGCGTTGTCGAGATCCTCACAGACGGGGACCATGTCCTCGATGCCGAGGCGCGTAGCGATGAGGCTCTGGTGGGCATCGCGCAGAGCCAGCTCGGTGATGTCGATGATTCGGTTCATGTCTTCCCTCCCTTTTGTCACGAAGGGATAGTCTACGGGAACCGGATTCATTGGCAATGATTAATTTGATTTTAAGCGGTGCACGGGGTGGGGAGAGGGAAGGTGGAAGTAATGCGCTAAGGGGCATGGCTTCTGAAAAAGTTGCCGAGACGTACCCTCCCCGGAGGGGGAGGGACAGGGAGGGGGAGCTTAGCAGCTCGACCCGGCTTCCCCCCTCTCAGCCTCCCCACTCTGGGGGGAGGGGCTTACTCAATGGCAGGACGTAGCGGAAGGCTTGGTCGGGGACTGATCAGGAAAGCTTTTACGCTTCGGCGAGGATCTCCTGGTAGAGAGAATAATAGGCCTGCCCTTCCTTCTCGGGGCAGCACTGTTCGCGCACGAGGTCGCGGCCGTTTTTACCCAGACGTTCGCGCAGATGGGCGTCGGTCAGCAACTGCTTGGCCTTGGCCTTAAACTCAGCGGCGCCATGGTACACGAGACCGTTCACGCCGTCTTTCACGATGGAACGGTTCCCCTCGATGTCCGCAACGAGGAGCGGCTTCGCGTAGGCCGATGCCTCCAGCACGGTGTTTGCCATCCCCCCCTCGGTGAGGGAGGTGTTCAGCACGACGTCGACCCGCCGGTAGAGCGCTCCCATGGAATCATGGGGCACGACGCCGAGGTATCGGGCGAAGGGACAGCTTTCCAGGGCCTCCATCACCTCGGCGGCGTAGGCCGTGTCGAGCACCGGGCCGGCCAGCTCAAGGCGCAGCTGCGGGTAGCGTGCGTGCAGCTCGGCAAGCGGCGCCAGGGGAAACATCGCGTTCTTCACCGGACGCAGGCCGGCAGGAAGCAGGAAGGTGAACTCGCCTTTTCCTTCCGCGGACGCAACGGAAGCGAATTCCTTGGGAAGCTCGACCCCCTGGCGGATCAGGACGGTGCGCGCCTCAAGGCTGTGCAGGTGTTCGCCAAGCCGCTTCTTCACGCAGCCGTGGAACGCGACCAGCCGCGCGGCACCGCGCAGCGCACCGTGCATCTCCAGCCCGCGCTGATCGCACAGCGCCTGGTACACGTCGGTACCGGTCAAGGTAATCAGATAGGGAATGGACAGCAGCTTCGAGAGCGCGTAGGCCACGCGCCCGCCGTGGTAGGCATGGAAGGCATGCAAAAGCTGCGGCTGGAACTCCCTTACCGCCTCCTGCAGGCGCTCTCCCGACAGACGGTCCACCGGGAATACCTGCACCTCGCAGCCAAGAAGCCTCAGTTCGCTCTCGATACGTCTTACAGTAACGGCGTTGCCGGTTTCAGCAGGATAGTAATTGGGGGCGACAATGCCGACACGCATTAAGAACCTCTACAGGAGTATTTTCACCGCATCATTAAAAAGCCGCTACCGCGGCAGGTTCAGATAATAGCCTCAAAACCCGCACTAGGCAAGGGATAAACCCTTGCCTCACTCAAACGTTCATGGTACCTTACGCACCATTCCGAGGTGCGACACATGAAAATTACCATCCTCGGCTCTGGCACCTCGACCGGTGTCCCCATGGTCGGTTGTCACTGCCAGGTCTGCGGCTCCTCTGACCCGCGCGACAAAAGAACACGAGCCTCGATCCTGGTCGAGTCCCAGGGGCAGCGCATCCTCGTCGACACCTCTACCGACCTGAGGACGCAGGCGCTCAGGGAAGGGGTACCGCAGATCGACGCCGTTCTGCTCACCCACACCCATGCCGACCACATCAACGGCATAGATGACCTGCGTGGCTTCCATTTCATTCACCGCAAGGTGATCCCGTGCTATGGCAGCCCGGACACCATCGGACAGGTGCGCGGCACCTTCTCCTATATCTTCGAGGGACTCTGCTCGGAGGGATACTCACCGCTTATGGAATCGCACCCGGTGGAGGTCCCCTTCGACCTGTTCGGCTGCCGGATCACGCCCGTCCCCATCAGGCACGGCTCCTTCCTGGCTACCGGTTACCGCTTCGACGACGCTGCTTACCTTACCGACTGCAGCGAAATACCGGAAGCCTCCATGGAGCTTCTGCAGGGGCTCGATCTGATGATCATCGACGCCCTGCGTTTCTCTCCACACCCGAACCATTTCAACATCGAGGGTGCGTTGAGGATGACCGAGATTCTGAAACCGCGCCGCACCGTGCTGACCCACCTGACCCACGAGGTGCACCACAGCGACGGCGAGCGCCTCCCAGACGGGGTGGAGTTCGCCTACGACGGCATGACGCTCGAGCTTTGAGGAACTAAGACCTGAAGAACGGACGGAACTGATGTTCAGAGACATTCGGCTGCACGGCTATGCAAACGACCAGATCGAGTTCTACGCCATCACGGCGGGCAGCGAGGCGTACAACCGGTACTTCTTCAACACCGATCCGACCGATCCAGGCGAGATCCGCTTCTTCTCTCCCGGCAACGAGTTCATCATCGGCAAGAACGGCATCAGCCACCGCGGCAACGGCGGCTCCTTCTGCGAGTACATGTTCGGGGTGGACCAGCCGATCGCCGACCTCGCCAAGGAAGACGTCTCCAACCGCCTCATCATCTACGGCACCCACTACGACAACCGCTCCGGCACGCTGAGGTTCAGCGAGCGCACCGAAGGGTACGTAAGCTACGACAAGATCTTCTTCGACGGCAACGCCATCTTCAACTATTTCTTCGCCCTTACCGGGGCCGACTTCTCCGCCCCCATGCACGAGCAGCAGGAGCGCATCCTCAGGGTGCTGGGGAAGGCACTCAAGCGCTCAGGTGCGGTCGGCGAAGAACAGGATAACCTGATCATCCGGGAAATCCTCGACATCATCGACGACCCCAACGCCCACCTCTTCCTCTTCAAGCTGATCAACGTCCGGCACCGCGAGTACAGCGAGGCCTTCAAGGCGCTCTACTTCAACAACAAGAAGATCACCGACTCCGAGTTCCAGTCCTTGGCCGTCCTTGCCGAACGTTACGGCATCGACCGCTATCAGCAGGAGAGAATCCGGATCGACGTGATGTACAAGCATCCCGACAACCGGCGCATCGTCGACGAGTACAAGAACATCCTGATCGCCTGCAACCGCAAGGGGGAGATCAACAAGCTCGAGAACGCGCGCCTGACGCGCCTCAAGACCCTTTCGGTGCGCAACAAGATCCCCGGGGCGCTCTTTTACACCCTGGACGAGATGCTCAAGAAGGACAAGAAGCTGGTCGACCTGGAGGAGAGCAACTACATCTCCGAGACCCGCACCATCCTGGAGGGGATGTTCCTTTCCGAGCGGCAGATCGAGAGCACCATCGACGCTGAGGACATGCTGAAACTCCTCTACGCTAAAAAACAGGCTGCGGAGAACCGCGACCACGCCTTCGAGGAGATGCTTCTTGACGCCAGCAAGGCCTGCGACGAGAAGATCCGCGACGGCGCCGACATATCCATCCTGGAAGGCTACTCCTACATCATCACCTACTTCGACCGCTACGACGCGACCTCCTCGGCGATCAACCAGCTCGCCTTCATGGAGAACGTGAGGATTTCCGAGGAGATGATCCGAAGCCTGCTCGGCAACAAGCACGCCTTCGACATGCTAGCCCCCGACCTCTTCACGAAGCTCTTCCTCTCCGGCATCTTCGAGGACAAGTACCTTGGGATCTACGGCAGGAAGAAGGTGAGCCATTTGGCAGCGGGCCTCAAGCTCATCGAGGAAAACCGCCTCACCACCAGCGGCCTTCTCGAGCAGTTGGTGAAGATCGACAGCGACGAGCGCCTGCACCTCACCCTGCTCGCTCACATCAAGGATCGCATCCGCAATTTCTACTCCAAGTACGCCACCAAGGCGGACCAGGATGCCCTCAAGAAGGAGCTCGCCGAGGAGTTGAAGAACAAGAAACTCATCGACGGCGAGATCCCCGACCACCTGTTCCGCGAGGCGATCCTCACCATCAAGAAAGAAGCGGTGTACATCCACAACCTGCTGCCGCAGATCATCCTCGAGAAGAGCTGGGCGCTACGCGAGGACTTCCTGGAGAACTCCGGCCTCGACCGTTTCTACGTCGAGGAGCTCGAGCGCGAGTTCTTCGAGCTGAACGGCCTGGACCTCGAAGAGCTGTATCAGTTCAGGAAAGGGTTCAACTAAATCAGAGGCTAACGGTTAGTCGTCGCCTTTCCGTCGGGGCGAATCATCTCGCCCCGACATACCCTGCCCCCTCCCATCTGCCCCCACTAGTCCCATCTGCCCTATCGGTCCCATTACTTCCATCCCCCCCTTGACACCAGCCCCCAATTCCTTTACCGTGCCCTGTGTAAATTATGTACTCAGGAGAGCACATGGCTGCTACAGAGCAACAACTAAAGACGCTCGGCGACCGCATCGCCGCCTACGGGAAAGAGAACCTCGACGAGATGCTGCACCTGGTCGGCGAGGGAGCGCGCCTCGTCTCCGATCAGGAGCGGGTGCGAATCTACCTGGAAGACCTCACCCGCGGCGCCCTTTCCTGTGCTTTCGCCTGCGGCAGCTTTGCCACCGAGATCCGCCAGGAAACCTTCCCCATCATCTCCGCCGAAGCAGCCGTTTCGAATACCTTCGTAACCCAGATGCCCGCACAATTCCTGCATCCCGCGAGCAGTGGTCTCCCGCTCGATCAGGACTTTTCCCGACGCTTCGAGATCGACGGCACCACCATGCTTCCGATCACCAGCAACGGCAAATCCATCGGGGTTGCCTGCGTCGACGGGGAACTCCTCTCCCGCGACCGCATCGAGATGCTCATCCCATTTCTCGCCCGCGCCGGAGAACGGGTGGACCATGCCCGGAAGTACCACCAGCAACTGCTGCTGGCCCGCCGCGTTGAGGTCTACAAGAAAAGGGAAGCCGCGAGCTTCATGGTCCGCTCCGCGGTGCACCTGATCGACGGGCTCACCCTTGCGTCGGTGCTGATCCCGGTGCGCGGCGGCATGGAGGTGCTGGCAAGCCATGCCGAGAACCTGGAGCTCAAACAGCGCTATGACAACGTCGGCAACATCGACCTGAAACACGGCACCTCGCTCGTCTCCCGCTACGTGAACGAAGCGGGCGTCGTCACCGACGACCAACTCCTGAAACCGCTCTTCATCGCCGATCTGCAGGACCAGACCATACAGCGTCGCGCCCTCACCGAGGAGATGGGGCTGAGAACTCTCTACATGGTGCCTCGCCTCGAGCCGGACACGCGCCGCCTCATCTGCCTCATCAACTACTTCACCCGCGAGTTGGCGAGCTTCAGCGAGTTCGAGGAAGGACTCCTTCAGACCCACGCCGAGATGGTGGAGCGCGTCATCAACGAGGTCGGCGGGGAGCACCTGGAAATCAAGGTCCTCTCCGAGATCTCCGACCTTTTGCAGGAGCGCAACGAGGGACTGCATCCCTTCCTCACCAAGGTGCTTTCCAAGGCGACCGAGCTGATCGGCGCGGACACCGGGAGCATAGCCATCGTGCAGGAGCGCGAGGGTGAGAAGTGGCTGGTGGTTGAGAACGAGGAAGGTGCCATTGTCGGGGCGAAGAACAAGGAATGGCTCAAGAAGAAGATCCCGCCCTTCAAGATCGGCGGCGAAGACCTCCCCGTGCAGGAACGCAGCCTGACCGGTTACGTCGCGTGGACAAAGGAGCCGAAGATCATCGGAGAGGTCACGGACACCTCGCAGCATTCGGGCTTTCACCGTCCCATGAACGAGCTGATCAAGAGCGAGATGGCCGTTCCGGTGATCAGCGACGACGAGGTGATCGCAGTCATCTGCCTGAACTCGCTGCAGGAAGGATATTTCACCGAAGAGCACAAGCGTATCCTGCAGATTATCGACCGCCTAACGTCCCGGCACATCTCCGACATCCAGCGCATCGAGCGCCTGCAGTCCGAGGTGAACAAGCTGCAAAGCGACATCGCCTACAAGGACCCGAAGGTTTCCTCGTACCGTCTCGGCAACATCATCGGCAACAGCCGCAAGGCGCAGGAGATCGTCGCCTTCATCAACACCGTTTCCCAACCGCTTTCAAACCGCATCGCCCTCTGGAGCCGCCACGTTTTGCAGGAGGCGACCATCGGGCTGCCGTCCATACTGGTGCTCGGTCCCACCGGAGCGGGTAAGGAATTCTTCTTCAACAACCTGTACAACAAGCTGAACGAGCTGTACCGGCAGCAGATCAACCCGGACGGCGAGCTCCCTGTCAAGAAGACCAACATCGCCGCCTACAGCGGAGACCTCACCTACTCCGAGCTTTTCGGTCATATCAAGGGGGCCTTCACCGGCGCCTACAGCGACCGCAAGGGGATCCTCGAAGAGGCTTCCGGCGGCATCGTCTTCCTCGACGAGATCGGCGACGCCGACCCGAAAACCCAGGTGCAGCTTTTGCGTTTTCTGGACAACGGCGGTTTCGTCCGTCTAGGCGAGAACCGGGAGAGGATCAGCCGCGTCCTGCTCGTCGCCGCCACCAACAAAGACCTGAGAAAAGAGATCGCCCTCGGGAACTTCCGTGAGGACCTGTACCACCGTCTCACCGAGCTCTCCGTCGTGGTCCCGTCTCTTAACGAGCGGCGAGAGGACATCCCCGACCTATCCACCCACTTCCTCGGCAAGCTCTACAGGACTTACCGAAGCACCGAGGAAGCCGTTCGCGACGACGAGCCGAGCCTCTCAAACGACGCCAAGGAAGCTCTCGTCGGCCACAACTACAAAGGGAACATCCGCGAGTTGCGAAGCATCCTGCTGCGGGCGCTGTTTTTCAGGAGCGGGAAGCTTGTGACCGGCGATGACATCAGGAAAGCCATCAGGGATGGTGCACAAGAGCAGATGGTACCGGCCTCCGAGCGTTTGGCCGAAGAAGTGGCCAGCAGCATCATGACCGAGATAGAGACGGGGAAGGATTTTTGGGAAGCGGTCTACGAGCCCTACTCTCAGAGCAGGATTTCCCGCGACGTGGTGAAGCTGGTAGTCGAGCGGAGTCGGAGTGCCGCCGGCAAGAGCATGCCCGAAGTAGCCCGGCATCTGAAAGCCATCACCGGCGATCCACAGGAGGACGAAGAAGAAAGGAAGCGCTTCTTTAGATTCAAGAACTTCCTTTACAAGACGGTGAAGATTTAGGCGGTCTGGAGGCCGCCTTCCTTAAGGAGGCCGCCTCAGGGATCGAATGACTCAAGCCAGGCTTGTGGCACGGGAACAACAAGGGAAAAACTATACGGATGTGACAGAGGAGTAGGCTAAGGCCTGCGTTTCACAAGAGAAACTGCGACCAATTGCCGATATGAACCGCGCTCAACTGAACCTTCGTGCAAGGAAGATGACCAGCATGCCGCAGAGCATGGCGGCGAGGGTGTTGCGGGTACGAATCACGACGATGCCGGTAAGTGCGGCGGCCATGAGCCCCCACACGCCTTCGGCGACGATGGAGGGCAATACCAGGGAGAACAGCAGCGCACCGGGAAGGGCGTCCATGCCTCTGCGGAAACGTCCGGAGCGCGGGAAACGTGAGGCGAGCAGCAGCCCACCCAGACGCAGCGAATATGTGACCGCGGCGGCAAGCGCCACCGCTATAATGACCTGAGTTTCAATAGCCGACTGCATTCTCTTCCCCCTCCTCTTCACCATCGACCGCGGCCTCGCCCGGCCCGATCATCGCGCTTAACGCACCGGCAAGACCGCCTGCCACGATGTACCATTTTCCCGGCACGAAGTGATGGGTAAGCAGGGCGGCGCCGCCAGCGGCTACCCAGGGTATGACATCGCTCTTCCCGCGCCACACCCCGACAGCCAGCGCGGTGAACACCGCGGTGAAGGCGAAGTCCAGGGCATAATCTTCGGGCCTCGTGATGAAGCCTCCGCCAAGCAGACCGATGAGCGTACCGCTGCTCCAGGCCATGTAAAGAAACACCCCTCCACCAAAGAGAAACCAGGTGCTGGCGCTTCCCCGACGCTGCTCAGACATGGTCACCGCCCAGTTTTCGTCGGCGACCAGATGCATCATCCCCACCTTGTGCAAAAGCCGCTTGCCGGAGAAAAGCGGATCCAGCGAAGCGCCGATCAGCAGGTAACGCAGGTTGATCACCAACACGGCAAGGGTCATCTCCAGGATGGGAAGATGATGCGACCACATGTCCACCATGACGAACTGGGCGGCACCGGCGAAGACGGCGGTGTTCATGTACATCATGTCGAGCCAGCTCAGCCCCTTTTGCGAGGCGAGCACCCCCAGCACGCTGCCATAGGCCATGGCGCTCGCGGCGACAGGCACATTGGCCCTCGCCCCTCTTATGAACTCGGGCTTTCTCTGTTTCATGCTCCCACCTTAAAGACTCATGCGCCTCGTTAAAACTCTGTATACCGCGTCGATACTACCATAGCCAAACTGTCGCCAGTAGGCACAAATACCACATTAAATCGAGCCTTACTGTATTGCCCCTAAAACTTCGAGACATGAGCCTATGGATAATACTCCAGATGGAATTTAAATGTACGCAAAAACCTAAAAAAGCCTTTGACTGTCCTTATGAGAAAGTGATAAGTTCTCAATCGTTATCGCGGGTTCTGCACTGGCCCCAAAGAAATCTCGCTGCAAGAGGTTAGGAGGGGACGTGGGCGGTGTGGCCACCGGCAACGTGATGCAACGGACTGAAACGCAGGTCGTTTCCTTTGTCACGTTCGCGCTCGCTGTCCTGATCCTCTACATCTGCAGCCTGTACTCATATCTGCTGTTCCACACTCTGGTCGAACTCTTCTGCACCATCGTCACCCTGGGTGTCTTTTTCATCGCCTGGAATTCTCGTAGATTTCTGGACAACCACTACTTCCTTTTCCTCGCCCTTGCTTTCTCCACCTCATCGGTCCTGCAGCTTCTACACACTTTCTCTTTCAAGGGCCTTGGCATCTTCATCGGATACGATGCGAACCTCCCCACGCAGCTTTGGATCGCCTCTCGCTACGTGGTCAGCCTCTCTTTTCTTGCCGCTCCACTCTTCATAGTCCGAAAACTCCACCTGCAGACAGCACTTTCGGCCTTCGTCACCGCAAGCGCCCTACTCGTCTTTGCCATATTCTCAGGAAACTTTCCCGACTGTTTCATCGAAGGGAGCGGCCTCACGCCGTTCAAGATCTACAGCGAGTACGTGATCATATCCATCCTGCTTGCTGCAGCGGTCCTGCTTTACAAGAACAGGGCCAGTTTCGACAGCCGCGTTTTCAGCGCACTCCTGGTTGCCGTGCTGAGCGGTGCAGCCGCCGACCTAGCCTTCACGAAGTACCTGAGTGTCTACGGGCAGGCGAACCTCGTCGGACACCTGCTCCTCTTTCTCTCCTCCTTTATGATCTACCAGGCCATCGTATCGACCGGTTTGAAGCAGCCCGCCGCGCTCCTGTTCCGCAGCCT is a genomic window of Geomonas ferrireducens containing:
- a CDS encoding GPMC system transcriptional regulator, which codes for MAATEQQLKTLGDRIAAYGKENLDEMLHLVGEGARLVSDQERVRIYLEDLTRGALSCAFACGSFATEIRQETFPIISAEAAVSNTFVTQMPAQFLHPASSGLPLDQDFSRRFEIDGTTMLPITSNGKSIGVACVDGELLSRDRIEMLIPFLARAGERVDHARKYHQQLLLARRVEVYKKREAASFMVRSAVHLIDGLTLASVLIPVRGGMEVLASHAENLELKQRYDNVGNIDLKHGTSLVSRYVNEAGVVTDDQLLKPLFIADLQDQTIQRRALTEEMGLRTLYMVPRLEPDTRRLICLINYFTRELASFSEFEEGLLQTHAEMVERVINEVGGEHLEIKVLSEISDLLQERNEGLHPFLTKVLSKATELIGADTGSIAIVQEREGEKWLVVENEEGAIVGAKNKEWLKKKIPPFKIGGEDLPVQERSLTGYVAWTKEPKIIGEVTDTSQHSGFHRPMNELIKSEMAVPVISDDEVIAVICLNSLQEGYFTEEHKRILQIIDRLTSRHISDIQRIERLQSEVNKLQSDIAYKDPKVSSYRLGNIIGNSRKAQEIVAFINTVSQPLSNRIALWSRHVLQEATIGLPSILVLGPTGAGKEFFFNNLYNKLNELYRQQINPDGELPVKKTNIAAYSGDLTYSELFGHIKGAFTGAYSDRKGILEEASGGIVFLDEIGDADPKTQVQLLRFLDNGGFVRLGENRERISRVLLVAATNKDLRKEIALGNFREDLYHRLTELSVVVPSLNERREDIPDLSTHFLGKLYRTYRSTEEAVRDDEPSLSNDAKEALVGHNYKGNIRELRSILLRALFFRSGKLVTGDDIRKAIRDGAQEQMVPASERLAEEVASSIMTEIETGKDFWEAVYEPYSQSRISRDVVKLVVERSRSAAGKSMPEVARHLKAITGDPQEDEEERKRFFRFKNFLYKTVKI
- a CDS encoding TIGR04442 family protein codes for the protein MFRDIRLHGYANDQIEFYAITAGSEAYNRYFFNTDPTDPGEIRFFSPGNEFIIGKNGISHRGNGGSFCEYMFGVDQPIADLAKEDVSNRLIIYGTHYDNRSGTLRFSERTEGYVSYDKIFFDGNAIFNYFFALTGADFSAPMHEQQERILRVLGKALKRSGAVGEEQDNLIIREILDIIDDPNAHLFLFKLINVRHREYSEAFKALYFNNKKITDSEFQSLAVLAERYGIDRYQQERIRIDVMYKHPDNRRIVDEYKNILIACNRKGEINKLENARLTRLKTLSVRNKIPGALFYTLDEMLKKDKKLVDLEESNYISETRTILEGMFLSERQIESTIDAEDMLKLLYAKKQAAENRDHAFEEMLLDASKACDEKIRDGADISILEGYSYIITYFDRYDATSSAINQLAFMENVRISEEMIRSLLGNKHAFDMLAPDLFTKLFLSGIFEDKYLGIYGRKKVSHLAAGLKLIEENRLTTSGLLEQLVKIDSDERLHLTLLAHIKDRIRNFYSKYATKADQDALKKELAEELKNKKLIDGEIPDHLFREAILTIKKEAVYIHNLLPQIILEKSWALREDFLENSGLDRFYVEELEREFFELNGLDLEELYQFRKGFN
- a CDS encoding methylmalonyl-CoA carboxytransferase subunit 5S, which gives rise to MNRIIDITELALRDAHQSLIATRLGIEDMVPVCEDLDNAGFWSLECWGGATYDACIRFLNEDPWVRLRTFKSLMPKTPLQMLLRGQNLLGYRHYQDEVVDRFVDKSAENGVDVFRIFDALNDLRNIERSVKAVKKCGKHAQGAISYTVSPIHTTQAYVDQAKRLVEMGCDSICIKDMAALIKPQSAYELVRGIKENCGEQTRVQLHVHATTGVTMVSLMKAVEAGVDCVDTAVSSMSLGPGHNPTESFVEMLEHTGNSTRIDLARMLRVKEHFSKILPRYREFLSTVTGVETEIFRSQIPGGMLSNMESQLKQQGAADRMHEVLEEIPVVRKDTGYVPLVTPTSQIVGTQAVLNTLMGRYKVLTGEFADLMLGYYGAAPGVLNPEVVEMARRHAKKDPIDVRPADLLEPEWGKLRAAALPLEGCDGSDEDVLTYALFPQVAPKFFATRHEGPKNVGRDPETGASETNIPEGHPGKITGPVTYTVTLSGQQHKVTVAPYGQE
- a CDS encoding GPMC system family 4 glycosyltransferase, with protein sequence MRVGIVAPNYYPAETGNAVTVRRIESELRLLGCEVQVFPVDRLSGERLQEAVREFQPQLLHAFHAYHGGRVAYALSKLLSIPYLITLTGTDVYQALCDQRGLEMHGALRGAARLVAFHGCVKKRLGEHLHSLEARTVLIRQGVELPKEFASVASAEGKGEFTFLLPAGLRPVKNAMFPLAPLAELHARYPQLRLELAGPVLDTAYAAEVMEALESCPFARYLGVVPHDSMGALYRRVDVVLNTSLTEGGMANTVLEASAYAKPLLVADIEGNRSIVKDGVNGLVYHGAAEFKAKAKQLLTDAHLRERLGKNGRDLVREQCCPEKEGQAYYSLYQEILAEA
- a CDS encoding GPMC system MBL fold metallohydrolase, giving the protein MKITILGSGTSTGVPMVGCHCQVCGSSDPRDKRTRASILVESQGQRILVDTSTDLRTQALREGVPQIDAVLLTHTHADHINGIDDLRGFHFIHRKVIPCYGSPDTIGQVRGTFSYIFEGLCSEGYSPLMESHPVEVPFDLFGCRITPVPIRHGSFLATGYRFDDAAYLTDCSEIPEASMELLQGLDLMIIDALRFSPHPNHFNIEGALRMTEILKPRRTVLTHLTHEVHHSDGERLPDGVEFAYDGMTLEL
- a CDS encoding AzlD family protein, which encodes MQSAIETQVIIAVALAAAVTYSLRLGGLLLASRFPRSGRFRRGMDALPGALLFSLVLPSIVAEGVWGLMAAALTGIVVIRTRNTLAAMLCGMLVIFLARRFS
- a CDS encoding AzlC family ABC transporter permease, which codes for MKQRKPEFIRGARANVPVAASAMAYGSVLGVLASQKGLSWLDMMYMNTAVFAGAAQFVMVDMWSHHLPILEMTLAVLVINLRYLLIGASLDPLFSGKRLLHKVGMMHLVADENWAVTMSEQRRGSASTWFLFGGGVFLYMAWSSGTLIGLLGGGFITRPEDYALDFAFTAVFTALAVGVWRGKSDVIPWVAAGGAALLTHHFVPGKWYIVAGGLAGALSAMIGPGEAAVDGEEEGEENAVGY